One Globicephala melas chromosome 17, mGloMel1.2, whole genome shotgun sequence DNA window includes the following coding sequences:
- the EXOSC4 gene encoding exosome complex component RRP41, which yields MAGLELLSDQGYRVDGRRAGELRKIQARMGVFAQADGSAYIEQGNTKALAVVYGPHEIRGSRARALPDRALVNCQYSSATFSTGERKRRPHGDRKSCEMGLQLRQTFEAAVLTQLHPRSQIDIYVQVLQADGGTYAACVNAATLAVLDAGIPMRDFVCACSAGFVDGTALADLSHVEEAAGGPQLALALLPSSGQIALLEMDARLHEDQLEQVLEAAAQAARDVHTLLDRVVRQHVQEASILLGD from the exons ATGGCGGGGCTGGAGCTTCTGTCGGACCAGGGCTACCGGGTGGACGGGCGGCGCGCCGGGGAGCTACGTAAGATCCAGGCGCGGATGGGTGTATTCGCGCAGGCCGACGGCTCGGCCTACATCGAGCAGGGAAACACCAAGGCGTTAGCGGTGGTCTACGGGCCTCACGAG ATCCGGGGCTCCCGGGCACGAGCTCTGCCTGACAGGGCCCTGGTGAACTGTCAGTACAGTTCTGCGACCTTCAGCACAGGTGAGCGCAAGCGGCGGCCACACGGGGACCGTAAATCCTGCGAGATGGGCCTGCAGCTGCGTCAAACCTTCGAGGCAGCCGTCCTTACACAGCTTCATCCACGCTCCCAGATTGATATCTATGTGCAG GTGCTGCAGGCAGATGGTGGCACCTACGCGGCTTGTGTGAATGCAGCCACGCTGGCAGTGTTGGATGCAGGGATACCTATGCGGGACTTTGTGTGTGCCTGCTCAGCTGGCTTTGTGGATGGGACAGCCCTGGCAGACCTCAGCCACGTGGAGGAAGCAGCTGGCGGCCCCCagctggccctggccctgctcccGTCCTCAGGCCAGATTGCACTGCTTGAGATGGATGCCAGGCTGCACGAGGACCAGCTGGAGCAGGTGCTAGAGGCTGCTGCCCAGGCCGCCCGAGATGTACATACCCTACTGGACCGTGTGGTCCGGCAGCACGTCCAGGAGGCCTCTATCTTGCTGGGGGACTGA
- the GPAA1 gene encoding glycosylphosphatidylinositol anchor attachment 1 protein — MGLLSDPVRRRALARLVLRLNAPLCVLSYVAGIAWFLALAFPPLTQRTYMSENAMGSTMVEEQFAGGERARSFARDFAAHRRKSGALPVAWLERTMRSVGLEVYTQSFSRKLPFPDETHERYMVSGTNVYGILRAPRAASTESLVLTVPCGPESTNSQAVGLALALAAHFRGQIYWAKDIIFLVTEHDLLGSEAWLEAYHDVNVTGMQSSPLQGRAGAIQAAVALELSSDVVTSLDVAVGGLNGQLPNLDLLNLFQTFCQKGGLLCTLQGKLQPQDWTSADGPLQGVQTLLLMALQQASGHPHGAHGLFLRYRVEALTLRGVNSFRQYKYDLVAVGKALEGMFRKLNHLLERLHQSFFFYLLPALSRFVSIGLYMPAAGFLLLVLGLKALELWMQLHEAGVGPEEAGGTPGSSPPLPAAQRVGLASLVAPLLISQAVGLALYVLPVLGQHVAAQHFPVAEAEAVVLTLLAVYAAGLALPHSTHWVLSTQAPDRSWMALKLVALIYLALQLACITLTNFSLGFLLAATMVPGAALTKPSGPRPLCAALLVLTSPAATLLGGLFLWRQLQEAPLSLAEGWRLFLAVLAQGVLAHHTYGALLFPLLALGLFPCWLLFWNVLFWKR; from the exons ATGGGCCTCCTGTCGGACCCGGTGCGCCGGCGCGCGCTTGCCCGCCTCGTGCTGCGCCTCAACGCGCCGCTCTG CGTGCTGAGCTACGTGGCGGGCATCGCCTGGTTCCTGGCGCTGGCTTTCCCGCCGCTGACCCAGCGCACTTACATGTCGGAGAACGCCATGGGCTCCACCATGGTGGAGGAGCAGTTTGCGGGCGGAGAGCGTGCCCGAAGCTTTGCCCGGGACTTCGCTGCCCACCGCAGGAAGTCGGG GGCTCTGCCAGTGGCTTGGCTGGAGCGGACGATGCGGTCAGTGGGGCTGGAGGTCTACACGCAGAGTTTCTCCCGGAAACTGCCCTTTCCAGATGAGACTCACGAGCGCTAT ATGGTGTCGGGCACCAACGTGTATGGCATCCTTCGGGCACCGCGCGCTGCCAGCACTGAGTCCCTGGTGCTCACCGTGCCCTGTGGCCCTGAGTCTACCAACAGCCAGGCTGTGGGGCTGGCGCTGGCGCTTGCTGCGCACTTCCGGG GGCAGATTTACTGGGCCAAAGACATCATCTTCCTGGTGACAGAACACGACCTTCTGGGCTCTGAGGCTTGGCTTGAAGCCTACCACGACGTCAATGTCACTG GTATGCAGTCATCCCCTCTGCAGGGTCGGGCTGGGGCCATCCAGGCAGCCGTGGCCCTGGAGCTGAGCAGTGATGTGGTCACTAGCCTCGACGTGGCTGTGGGGGGACTCAACGGACAGCTGCCCAACCTGGACCTGCTCAACCTCTTCCAGACCTTCTGCCAGAAAGGGGGGCTCCTGTGCACGCTGCAGGGCAAG CTGCAGCCCCAGGACTGGACATCAGCGGACGGGCCGCTGCAGGGTGTGCAAACGCTGCTGCTCATGGCTCTGCAGCAGGCCTCTGGCCACCCCCACGGCGCCCACGGCCTCTTCCTGCGCTACCGCGTGGAGGCTCTAACTCTCCGTGGCGTCAACAGCTTCCGCCAGTATAAGTATGACCTGGTGGCGGTCGGCAA GGCTCTGGAAGGCATGTTCCGCAAACTCAACCACCTCCTGGAGCGCCTGCACCAGTCCTTCTTCTTCTACCTGCTCCCCGCACTCTCCCGCTTCGTCTCCATCGGCCTCTACATGCCTGCCGCCGGCTTTTTGCTCCTGGTCCTTGGTCTCAAG GCTCTGGAACTGTGGATGCAGCTGCATGAGGCTGGAGTGGGTCCTGAGGAGGCTGGGGGGACCCCTGGGTCCAgtcctcccctccctgcagcaCAG CGCGTGGGGCTGGCCTCGCTCGTGGCACCCTTGCTGATCTCCCAGGCTGTGGGCCTGGCCCTCTACGTCCTCCCGGTGCTGGGTCAGCACGTGGCTGCCCAGCACTTCCCCGTGGCCGAGGCAGAGGCCGTGGTGCTGACGTTGCTGGCCGTCTATGCAGCTGGCCTGGCCCTTCCACACAGCACCCACTG GGTGCTGAGCACACAGGCCCCAGACAGGAGCTGGATGGCGCTGAAGCTGGTGGCCCTGATCTACCTGGCACTACAGCTGGCCTGCATCACCCTCACCAACTTCTCCCTGGGCTTTCTGCTGGCTGCCACCATGGTGCCCGGCGCTGCACTCACCAAGCCCTCCGGGCCCCG GCCACTCTGTGCTGCCCTGCTGGTGCTGACAAGCCCAGCAGCTACGCTCCTGGGCGGCCTGTTCCTGTGGCGGCAGCTGCAGGAGGCGCCGCTCTCCCTGGCCGAGGGCTGGCGGCTCTTCCTGGCCGTGCTGGCTCAGGGCGTGCTGGCGCACCACACCTATGGCGCCCTGCTCTTCCCGCTGCTGGCGCTGGGCCTCTTCCCCTGCTGGCTCCTCTTCTGGAATGTTCTCTTCTGGAAGCGCTGA
- the CYC1 gene encoding cytochrome c1, heme protein, mitochondrial has protein sequence MAAAAVASLRGLGLGPRGAGLPGARSRGLLSGARPGQLPLRTPQAVSLSSKSGPSRGRKVILSALGMLAAGGAGLAVALHSAVSASDLELHPPSYPWSHRGLLSSLDHTSIRRGFQVYKQVCSSCHSMDYVAYRHLVGVCYTEDEAKALAEEVEVEDGPNENGEMFMRPGKLSDYFPKPYPNPEAARAANNGALPPDLSYVVRARHGGEDYVFSLLTGYCEPPTGVSLREGLHFNPYFPGQAIGMAPPIYNEVLEFDDGTPATMSQVAKDVSTFLRWTSEPEHDHRKRMGLKMLMMMGLLLPLVYAMKRHKWSVLKSRKLAYRPPK, from the exons ATGGCGGCAGCGGCGGTGGCTTCGCTTCGCGGGTTAGGGCTGGGCCCGCGGGGCGCGGGGCTGCCGGGCGCGCGGTCCCGGGGTCTGCTGAGCGGTGCGCGGCCCGGGCAGCTCCCACTGCGAACACCCCAG GCAGTGTCCCTGTCGTCGAAGTCTGGCCCGTCCCGGGGCCGGAAAGTGATTCTGTCAGCGCTTGGCATGCTGGCGGCAGGGGGTGCAGGGCTGGCTGTGGCTCTGCATTCAGCGGTGAGTGCCAGTGACCTGGAGTTGCACCCCCCCAGCTATCCGTGGTCCCACCGcggcctcctctcctccctggacCACACCAG CATCCGGAGGGGTTTCCAGGTGTACAAGCAGGTGTGCTCCTCCTGCCACAGCATGGACTACGTGGCTTACCGCCACCTGGTGGGCGTGTGCTACACAGAGGATGAAGCTAAGGCGCTGGCTGAGGAG GTGGAGGTTGAGGACGGCCCCAACGAGAACGGGGAGATGTTCATGCGGCCGGGGAAGCTGTCTGACTACTTCCCCAAACCATACCCCAACCCTGAGGCTGCACGAGCGGCCAACAACGGAGCACTGCCCCCTGACCTCAGCTACGTCGTGCGAGCTAG GCACGGTGGTGAGGACTACGTCTTCTCCCTACTCACGGGCTACTGTGAGCCACCCACTGGGGTGTCGCTGCGAGAAGGCCTCCACTTCAATCCCTATTTTCCTGGCCAGGCCATTGGCATGGCGCCTCCCATCTACAATGAAGTCTTGGAGTTtgacgacg GCACCCCAGCTACCATGTCCCAGGTAGCCAAGGACGTGAGTACCTTCCTGCGCTGGACATCTGAACCAGAACATGACCATCGCAAACGCATGGGGCTCAAG atgttgatgatgatgggcTTGCTTTTGCCCCTGGTCTATGCCATGAAGCGGCATAAGTGGTCAGTCCTGAAGAGCCGGAAGCTGGCATATCGGCCACCCAAGTGA
- the SHARPIN gene encoding sharpin isoform X1 gives MSIVGEAGGSDGSNARAAPGTPGSRSQFPAGGGAQRPEATEAGSWGRAGSGPEMAPPADGAAAASDAGSAAVLLAVHAAVRPLGAGPDAEAQLRRLQLSADPERPGRFRLELLGAGPGAVSLEWPLESVSYTVRGPSQHELQPPPGGPGTLSLHFANPQEARRWAALVRGATVEGQNGSDSLTPALGSETCPVSPPSLLEVPATKAPKPKVDLPWRPGDLMEKEDLAGHLTRAIEGGDEKRAAHAAAILAQHHVALSIQLQEACFPPGPIRLQVTVEDAASSAHISLAVHPHSTIGALQEQVSTGSGEPCWGDLGDIPTLWPQVFSEFGFPPAVQRWVIGRCLCVPEYSLAFYGVRRDGDPAFLYLLSAPREAPGRNPQHPQKMDGELGRLFPQSLGLPQAPQPAGSSLPNPLQPGWPCPSCTFINAPSRPGCEMCSTQRPCAWDPLPTASTQQLPKVTRREDGPSLPGPRSLDPLLNLSGNLC, from the exons ATGTCCATCGTGGGCGAAGCGGGAGGGTCAGACGGCTCCAACGCTCGGGCGGCGCCCGGAACCCCAGGCTCGCGGTCCCAGTTTCCGGCCGGTGGAGGCGCTCAGCGGCCCGAGGCCACGGAAGCGGGCTCGTGGGGCCGGGCCGGGAGCGGACCGGAGATGGCGCCGCCGGCGGACGGCGCGGCTGCGGCCTCCGACGCTGGCTCGGCTGCGGTGCTCCTGGCGGTGCACGCCGCGGTGAGGCCGCTGGGCGCGGGGCCGGACGCAGAGGCGCAGCTGCGGAGGCTGCAGCTGAGCGCGGACCCCGAGCGACCAGGGCGCTTCCGGCTGGAGCTGCTTGGCGCGGGGCCCGGGGCG GTCAGTTTGGAGTGGCCCTTGGAGTCCGTCTCCTACACCGTCCGAGGCCCCAGCCAGCATGAGCTGCAGCCTCCACCAGGAGGGCCTGGGACTCTCAGCCTGCACTTCGCCAACCCTCAGGAAGCTCGGCGGTGGGCAGCCCTGGTCCGAGGTGCCACCGTGGAAGGACAGAATG GCAGTGACAGCCTGACCCCAGCCCTAGGCTCAGAAACGTGCCCTGTTTCCCCGCCCAGTCTCCTTGAAGTACCTGCAACCAAGGCCCCCAAGCCCAAGGTGGATCTTCCTTGGCGCCCTGGAGACTTGATGGAGAAAG AGGACCTAGCAGGGCACCTGACCCGGGCCATAGAGGGTGGGGATGAGAAGCGGGCAGCCCACGCAGCAGCCATCCTGGCCCAGCATCACGTGGCCCTCAGCATCCAGCTCCAGGAGGCCTGCTTCCCTCCCGGCCCCATCAG GCTACAGGTTACAGTTGAAGATGCTGCGTCCTCTGCCCACATCTCGCTGGCAGTCCACCCCCACTCCACCATCGGGGCCCTCCAGGAGCAGGTGAGCACGGGGTCTGGGGAGCCCTGCTGGGGGGACCTGGGTGACATTCCGACACTCTGGCCCCAGGTATTCTCGGAGTTTGGCTTCCCACCGGCTGTGCAGCGCTGGGTCATCGGGAGGTGCCTGTGTGTCCCCGAATACAGCCTTGCTTTCTATGGGGTCCGGCGGGATGGGGATCCTGCTTTCCTCTACCTGCTCTCAGCCCCCCGAGAGGCCCCAG GACGCAATCCTCAGCACCCCCAGAAGATGGATGGGGAACTAGGCCGCCTGTTTCCTCAGTCACTGGGGCTGCCCCAAGCCCCTCAGCCAGCTGGCTCCAGCCTGCCCAACCCCCTTCAG CCCGGCTGGCCCTGCCCTTCCTGCACCTTCATCAATGCCCCAAGCCGACCCGGCTGTGAGATGTGCAGCACCCAGAGGCCCTGTGCTTGGGACCCCCTTCCCACAGCCTCCACCCAGCAGCTACCAAAG gtcACAAGGAGAGAGGATGGCCCTTCCCTTCCAGGCCCAAGGTCCCTGGACCCCCTCCTGAACCTCTCAGGGAACCTCTGCTGA
- the SHARPIN gene encoding sharpin isoform X3, translated as MSIVGEAGGSDGSNARAAPGTPGSRSQFPAGGGAQRPEATEAGSWGRAGSGPEMAPPADGAAAASDAGSAAVLLAVHAAVSLEWPLESVSYTVRGPSQHELQPPPGGPGTLSLHFANPQEARRWAALVRGATVEGQNGSDSLTPALGSETCPVSPPSLLEVPATKAPKPKVDLPWRPGDLMEKEDLAGHLTRAIEGGDEKRAAHAAAILAQHHVALSIQLQEACFPPGPIRLQVTVEDAASSAHISLAVHPHSTIGALQEQVSTGSGEPCWGDLGDIPTLWPQVFSEFGFPPAVQRWVIGRCLCVPEYSLAFYGVRRDGDPAFLYLLSAPREAPGRNPQHPQKMDGELGRLFPQSLGLPQAPQPAGSSLPNPLQPGWPCPSCTFINAPSRPGCEMCSTQRPCAWDPLPTASTQQLPKVTRREDGPSLPGPRSLDPLLNLSGNLC; from the exons ATGTCCATCGTGGGCGAAGCGGGAGGGTCAGACGGCTCCAACGCTCGGGCGGCGCCCGGAACCCCAGGCTCGCGGTCCCAGTTTCCGGCCGGTGGAGGCGCTCAGCGGCCCGAGGCCACGGAAGCGGGCTCGTGGGGCCGGGCCGGGAGCGGACCGGAGATGGCGCCGCCGGCGGACGGCGCGGCTGCGGCCTCCGACGCTGGCTCGGCTGCGGTGCTCCTGGCGGTGCACGCCGCG GTCAGTTTGGAGTGGCCCTTGGAGTCCGTCTCCTACACCGTCCGAGGCCCCAGCCAGCATGAGCTGCAGCCTCCACCAGGAGGGCCTGGGACTCTCAGCCTGCACTTCGCCAACCCTCAGGAAGCTCGGCGGTGGGCAGCCCTGGTCCGAGGTGCCACCGTGGAAGGACAGAATG GCAGTGACAGCCTGACCCCAGCCCTAGGCTCAGAAACGTGCCCTGTTTCCCCGCCCAGTCTCCTTGAAGTACCTGCAACCAAGGCCCCCAAGCCCAAGGTGGATCTTCCTTGGCGCCCTGGAGACTTGATGGAGAAAG AGGACCTAGCAGGGCACCTGACCCGGGCCATAGAGGGTGGGGATGAGAAGCGGGCAGCCCACGCAGCAGCCATCCTGGCCCAGCATCACGTGGCCCTCAGCATCCAGCTCCAGGAGGCCTGCTTCCCTCCCGGCCCCATCAG GCTACAGGTTACAGTTGAAGATGCTGCGTCCTCTGCCCACATCTCGCTGGCAGTCCACCCCCACTCCACCATCGGGGCCCTCCAGGAGCAGGTGAGCACGGGGTCTGGGGAGCCCTGCTGGGGGGACCTGGGTGACATTCCGACACTCTGGCCCCAGGTATTCTCGGAGTTTGGCTTCCCACCGGCTGTGCAGCGCTGGGTCATCGGGAGGTGCCTGTGTGTCCCCGAATACAGCCTTGCTTTCTATGGGGTCCGGCGGGATGGGGATCCTGCTTTCCTCTACCTGCTCTCAGCCCCCCGAGAGGCCCCAG GACGCAATCCTCAGCACCCCCAGAAGATGGATGGGGAACTAGGCCGCCTGTTTCCTCAGTCACTGGGGCTGCCCCAAGCCCCTCAGCCAGCTGGCTCCAGCCTGCCCAACCCCCTTCAG CCCGGCTGGCCCTGCCCTTCCTGCACCTTCATCAATGCCCCAAGCCGACCCGGCTGTGAGATGTGCAGCACCCAGAGGCCCTGTGCTTGGGACCCCCTTCCCACAGCCTCCACCCAGCAGCTACCAAAG gtcACAAGGAGAGAGGATGGCCCTTCCCTTCCAGGCCCAAGGTCCCTGGACCCCCTCCTGAACCTCTCAGGGAACCTCTGCTGA
- the SHARPIN gene encoding sharpin isoform X2 yields the protein MSIVGEAGGSDGSNARAAPGTPGSRSQFPAGGGAQRPEATEAGSWGRAGSGPEMAPPADGAAAASDAGSAAVLLAVHAAVRPLGAGPDAEAQLRRLQLSADPERPGRFRLELLGAGPGAVSLEWPLESVSYTVRGPSQHELQPPPGGPGTLSLHFANPQEARRWAALVRGATVEGQNGSDSLTPALGSETCPVSPPSLLEVPATKAPKPKVDLPWRPGDLMEKEDLAGHLTRAIEGGDEKRAAHAAAILAQHHVALSIQLQEACFPPGPIRLQVTVEDAASSAHISLAVHPHSTIGALQEQVFSEFGFPPAVQRWVIGRCLCVPEYSLAFYGVRRDGDPAFLYLLSAPREAPGRNPQHPQKMDGELGRLFPQSLGLPQAPQPAGSSLPNPLQPGWPCPSCTFINAPSRPGCEMCSTQRPCAWDPLPTASTQQLPKVTRREDGPSLPGPRSLDPLLNLSGNLC from the exons ATGTCCATCGTGGGCGAAGCGGGAGGGTCAGACGGCTCCAACGCTCGGGCGGCGCCCGGAACCCCAGGCTCGCGGTCCCAGTTTCCGGCCGGTGGAGGCGCTCAGCGGCCCGAGGCCACGGAAGCGGGCTCGTGGGGCCGGGCCGGGAGCGGACCGGAGATGGCGCCGCCGGCGGACGGCGCGGCTGCGGCCTCCGACGCTGGCTCGGCTGCGGTGCTCCTGGCGGTGCACGCCGCGGTGAGGCCGCTGGGCGCGGGGCCGGACGCAGAGGCGCAGCTGCGGAGGCTGCAGCTGAGCGCGGACCCCGAGCGACCAGGGCGCTTCCGGCTGGAGCTGCTTGGCGCGGGGCCCGGGGCG GTCAGTTTGGAGTGGCCCTTGGAGTCCGTCTCCTACACCGTCCGAGGCCCCAGCCAGCATGAGCTGCAGCCTCCACCAGGAGGGCCTGGGACTCTCAGCCTGCACTTCGCCAACCCTCAGGAAGCTCGGCGGTGGGCAGCCCTGGTCCGAGGTGCCACCGTGGAAGGACAGAATG GCAGTGACAGCCTGACCCCAGCCCTAGGCTCAGAAACGTGCCCTGTTTCCCCGCCCAGTCTCCTTGAAGTACCTGCAACCAAGGCCCCCAAGCCCAAGGTGGATCTTCCTTGGCGCCCTGGAGACTTGATGGAGAAAG AGGACCTAGCAGGGCACCTGACCCGGGCCATAGAGGGTGGGGATGAGAAGCGGGCAGCCCACGCAGCAGCCATCCTGGCCCAGCATCACGTGGCCCTCAGCATCCAGCTCCAGGAGGCCTGCTTCCCTCCCGGCCCCATCAG GCTACAGGTTACAGTTGAAGATGCTGCGTCCTCTGCCCACATCTCGCTGGCAGTCCACCCCCACTCCACCATCGGGGCCCTCCAGGAGCAG GTATTCTCGGAGTTTGGCTTCCCACCGGCTGTGCAGCGCTGGGTCATCGGGAGGTGCCTGTGTGTCCCCGAATACAGCCTTGCTTTCTATGGGGTCCGGCGGGATGGGGATCCTGCTTTCCTCTACCTGCTCTCAGCCCCCCGAGAGGCCCCAG GACGCAATCCTCAGCACCCCCAGAAGATGGATGGGGAACTAGGCCGCCTGTTTCCTCAGTCACTGGGGCTGCCCCAAGCCCCTCAGCCAGCTGGCTCCAGCCTGCCCAACCCCCTTCAG CCCGGCTGGCCCTGCCCTTCCTGCACCTTCATCAATGCCCCAAGCCGACCCGGCTGTGAGATGTGCAGCACCCAGAGGCCCTGTGCTTGGGACCCCCTTCCCACAGCCTCCACCCAGCAGCTACCAAAG gtcACAAGGAGAGAGGATGGCCCTTCCCTTCCAGGCCCAAGGTCCCTGGACCCCCTCCTGAACCTCTCAGGGAACCTCTGCTGA
- the MAF1 gene encoding repressor of RNA polymerase III transcription MAF1 homolog isoform X1 has protein sequence MKLLENSSFEAINSQLTVETGDAHIIGRIESYSCKMAGDDKHMFKQFCQEGQPHVLEALSPPQTSGLSPSRLSKSQGGEDEGPLSDKCSRKTLFYLIATLNESFRPDYDFSRARSHEFSREPSLSWVVNAVNCSLFSAVREDFKALKPQLWNAVDEEICLAECDIYSYNPDLDSDPFGEDGSLWSFNYFFYNKRLKRIVFFSCRSISGSTYTPSEAGNELDMELGGEEEEESGGGGREGGHEETSTMEEDRVPVICM, from the exons ATGAAGCTGTTGGAGAACTCCAGCTTCGAGGCCATCAACTCGCAGCTGACCGTGGAGACGGGAGATGCCCACATCATTGGCAG GATTGAGAGCTACTCGTGTAAGATGGCGGGCGATGACAAGCACATGTTCAAGCAGTTCTGCCAGGAGGGCCAGCCACATGTGCTGGAGGCGctgtccccaccccagacctcggGCCTCAGCCCCAGCAG ACTGAGTAAGAGCCAGGGTGGCGAGGATGAGGGCCCCCTCAGCGACAAGTGCAGCCGCAAGACCCTCTTCTACCTGATCGCCACGCTCAACGAGTCCTTCCGGCCGGACTACGACTTCAGCAGAGCCCGGAGCCACGAGTTCAGCCGGGAGCCCAGCCTCAGCTGG GTGGTGAACGCAGTCAACTGCAGCCTGTTCTCCGCTGTTCGGGAGGACTTCAAGGCCCTGAAGCCGCAGCTGTGGAACGCGGTGGATGAGGAGAtctgcttggctgagtgcgacaTCTACAG CTACAACCCAGACCTGGACTCAGATCCCTTCGGGGAAGATGGCAGCCTCTGGTCCTTCAACTACTTCTTCTACAACAAGCGGCTGAAACGGATCGTGTTCTTCAGCTGCCGCTCTATCAG tggatCCACCTACACTCCGTCGGAGGCAGGCAATGAGCTGGACATGGAGctcgggggagaggaggaggaggagagtggAGGTGGAGGCCGCGAGGGCGGCCACGAGGAGACCAGCACCATGGAAGAGGACAG GGTTCCAGTGATCTGTATGTGA
- the MAF1 gene encoding repressor of RNA polymerase III transcription MAF1 homolog isoform X2 encodes MKLLENSSFEAINSQLTVETGDAHIIGRIESYSCKMAGDDKHMFKQFCQEGQPHVLEALSPPQTSGLSPSRLSKSQGGEDEGPLSDKCSRKTLFYLIATLNESFRPDYDFSRARSHEFSREPSLSWVVNAVNCSLFSAVREDFKALKPQLWNAVDEEICLAECDIYSYNPDLDSDPFGEDGSLWSFNYFFYNKRLKRIVFFSCRSIRHPPWG; translated from the exons ATGAAGCTGTTGGAGAACTCCAGCTTCGAGGCCATCAACTCGCAGCTGACCGTGGAGACGGGAGATGCCCACATCATTGGCAG GATTGAGAGCTACTCGTGTAAGATGGCGGGCGATGACAAGCACATGTTCAAGCAGTTCTGCCAGGAGGGCCAGCCACATGTGCTGGAGGCGctgtccccaccccagacctcggGCCTCAGCCCCAGCAG ACTGAGTAAGAGCCAGGGTGGCGAGGATGAGGGCCCCCTCAGCGACAAGTGCAGCCGCAAGACCCTCTTCTACCTGATCGCCACGCTCAACGAGTCCTTCCGGCCGGACTACGACTTCAGCAGAGCCCGGAGCCACGAGTTCAGCCGGGAGCCCAGCCTCAGCTGG GTGGTGAACGCAGTCAACTGCAGCCTGTTCTCCGCTGTTCGGGAGGACTTCAAGGCCCTGAAGCCGCAGCTGTGGAACGCGGTGGATGAGGAGAtctgcttggctgagtgcgacaTCTACAG CTACAACCCAGACCTGGACTCAGATCCCTTCGGGGAAGATGGCAGCCTCTGGTCCTTCAACTACTTCTTCTACAACAAGCGGCTGAAACGGATCGTGTTCTTCAGCTGCCGCTCTATCAG ACACCCTCCCTGGGGTTAG